One Brassica napus cultivar Da-Ae chromosome A1, Da-Ae, whole genome shotgun sequence genomic region harbors:
- the LOC106373615 gene encoding sulfite exporter TauE/SafE family protein 5, producing MKTFFVCLLLLLCVLSINADQQEENQPTSHKILHKVQLWRTSLKESSAQELKLSSAIIVAGVLCFMAALISSAGGIGGGGLFIPIMTIVAGFDLKTASSFSAFMVTGGSIANVISNLFGGKALLDYDLALLLEPCMLLGVSIGVICNRVLPEWLITVLFAVFLAWSSLKTCRNGVKYWKIESDAARGKGHERPEKGQGETEEDDTKSLKAPLLEAKARRNKTPWTKLGVLIVVWASFFVIYLLRGNKDGKGIITIKPCGVEYWILLSLQIPLALVFTKLALSRTDSLQERSSNNQKDQEGTRLDQSTRFMFPVMSFLAGLLGGIFGIGGGMLISPLLLQAGIPPQITAATTSFMVFFSATMSAVQYLLLGMQNTEAAYLFSLICFFASLLGLVLVQKAVAQFGRASIIVFSVGTVMSLSTVLMTSFGALDVWTDYVAGKDMGFKLPC from the exons ATGAAGACCTTTTTCGTttgccttcttcttctcctttgtgTTTTATCGATCAACGCTGATCAACAAGAAGAGAACCAACCAACATCTCATAAGATTCTCCACAAAGTCCAACTATGGAGAACTTCTTTGAAAGAATCAAGCGCTCAAGAACTCAAGCTGTCTTCAGCAATCATTGTCGCTGGAGTCTTATGCTTCATGGCTGCCTTGATCTCGAGCGCAGGTGGGATCGGAGGCGGAGGTTTGTTCATTCCAATCATGACTATAGTCGCGGGGTTTGATTTGAAAACAGCTTCAAGCTTCTCTGCTTTCATGGTGACCGGTGGTTCCATTGCCAATGTCATCAGCAATCTCTTTGGCGGTAAAGCATTGCTTGACTACGATTTAGCCTTGCTTCTCGAGCCTTGTATGCTTCTTGGTGTGAGTATTGGTGTTATCTGCAACAGAGTTTTGCCTGAGTGGCTCATCACTGTTCTTTTCGCGGTGTTTCTCGCTTGGTCTAGCTTGAAGACATGTAGAAACGGAGTTAAGTACTGGAAAATTGAGTCTGATGCTGCGAGAGGGAAAGGACATGAGAGGCCAGAGAAAGGACAAGGGGAGACAGAGGAGGATGATACTAAGAGTCTTAAAGCACCTCTCCTTGAAGCTAAAGCGAGGAGAAACAAGACTCCATGGACGAAACTTGGTGTCTTGATCGTTGTTTGGGCGTCTTTCTTTGTTATTTATCTTCTTCGTGGTAACAAAGATGGAAAG GGAATCATAACGATAAAGCCTTGTGGTGTTGAGTATTGGATTCTGCTTTCACTTCAGATACCTCTTGCTTTGGTTTTCACAAAGCTTGCTCTTTCGAGAACCGATAGTCTCCAAGAGAGATCCTCTAACAATCAG AAAGATCAAGAAGGTACAAGACTAGACCAGTCCACAAGGTTTATGTTCCCGGTAATGTCATTTTTAGCCGGTTTATTGGGTGGTATATTCGGTATTGGTGGTGGAATGCTTATAagccctcttcttcttcaagctgGGATACCACCACag ATAACAGCAGCAACAACATCATTCATGGTGTTCTTCTCAGCAACAATGTCAGCAGTTCAATACCTGCTACTTGGAATGCAAAACACTGAAGCAGCTTACTTGTTCTCCTTGATTTGCTTCTTTGCTTCGCTTCTCGGTCTTGTTTTGGTTCAAAAGGCAGTAGCTCAGTTTGGAAGAGCTTCCATCATTGTGTTCTCTGTAGGGACAGTGATGTCTCTGAGCACAGTCCTTATGACTAGCTTTGGAGCTCTTGATGTATGGACTGATTATGTGGCAGGCAAGGACATGGGGTTCAAGCTGCCATGTTAA
- the LOC106438307 gene encoding pentatricopeptide repeat-containing protein At4g21300-like, with protein MSISSVAKRFSPPIRHSSQLLRESLPRRLTLLLQSCSNPTLLRQGKQVHAFLILNKISGDTYTDERILGMYAMCGSFSDCGKMFHRLDLPRGSIRPWNSIITSFVRVGLMNQALSFYFKMIMFGVSPDVSTFPCLIKACVALKNLRGVEFLKDTVYCRGMECNEFVASSLIKAYLECGKIDAASELFGKVGKRDCVIWNVMLNGYAKCGDLDSVVKGFSAMRMDEISPNVVTFDCVLSVCASKSLTDLGVQLHGLAFVSGFEFEGSIKNSLLSMYSKCGRFDDACKLFRMMSRGDTVTWNCMISGYVQSGMMEESLVCFSEMVSSGVLPDAITFSSLLPSVSRFESLEHCRQIHCYIVRRSVPLDVFLTSALIDAYFKCRGVSTARKIFRQCNSVDVVVYTAMISGYLHNGLITDALEMFRRLVDVGICPNEITLVSILPVIGGLLALKLGRELHGFIIKNGFDKRCNIGSAVIDMYAKCGRMDLAHEIFRRLSKKDIVSWNSMITRCAQSDDPSAAIDVFRRMGVSGIGFDCVSISSVLSACASVASQSFGKAIHCFMIKRCSLASDVYSESTLIGMYAKCGNLESAMNVFERMEEKNIVSWNTIIAAYGNHGRLKDSLRLFREMVEDNGVRPDQITFLEMISSCCHAGDVDQGVRFFRSMTEDYGIQPQQEHYACLVDLFGRAGRLNEAYETVKGMPFAPDAGVWGTLLGACRLHKNVELAKVASSRLMELDPWNSGYYVLISNAHADAGEWGGVTKARSIMKERGVEKVPGTSWIEINKTNHSFVSGDKNHRDYSHMHSLLNSLLEELKLEGYVPQPYLPMHPHSSRKLSPVEKGMVDANNV; from the coding sequence ATGAGTATCTCCTCCGTCGCTAAGCGGTTCTCTCCGCCAATCCGACATTCGTCTCAATTACTCAGAGAATCTCTCCCTCGTCGCCTCACATTACTTCTCCAATCCTGCTCTAACCCAACTCTCCTTCGTCAAGGCAAGCAAGTCCACGCCTTTCTAATCCTAAACAAAATCTCCGGCGACACCTACACCGACGAGAGGATCTTAGGGATGTACGCAATGTGTGGAAGCTTTTCAGACTGCGGTAAAATGTTTCACAGACTTGATTTGCCACGTGGCAGCATCAGGCCGTGGAACTCGATCATCACCAGCTTCGTTCGAGTTGGTTTAATGAATCAAGCTTTGTCTTTTTACTTCAAGATGATAATGTTTGGAGTTAGTCCTGACGTATCCACTTTCCCTTGTTTGATTAAAGCTTGTGTTGCTCTGAAGAATCTCAGAGGGGTTGAGTTTCTCAAAGACACGGTTTATTGTCGTGGGATGGAGTGTAACGAGTTTGTGGCGAGTTCTTTGATCAAAGCTTACCTTGAGTGTGGAAAGATCGATGCCGCGAGTGAGTTGTTCGGTAAAGTAGGGAAGAGAGATTGTGTTATATGGAATGTGATGCTTAACGGGTATGCAAAGTGTGGAGATTTAGATAGTGTTGTGAAAGGGTTTAGTGCGATGAGGATGGATGAGATTAGTCCAAATGTTGTTACTTTTGATTGTGTTTTATCGGTGTGTGCCTCTAAGTCGTTGACTGATCTCGGAGTTCAGCTTCATGGTCTAGCGTTTGTTTCCGGTTTTGAATTCGAAGGCTCGATCAAAAACTCGCTTCTGTCTATGTATTCGAAATGCGGGAGGTTTGATGATGCGTGTAAGTTGTTTCGGATGATGTCTCGTGGTGATACGGTGACGTGGAACTGCATGATATCTGGATATGTTCAGAGTGGGATGATGGAAGAAAGCTTAGTTTGTTTCTCTGAGATGGTATCTTCTGGTGTCTTACCTGATGCTATTACATTTTCTAGTTTGCTTCCATCAGTCTCTAGGTTTGAAAGCCTTGAGCATTGTAGGCAAATCCATTGTTATATCGTGAGACGTAGCGTACCGTTAGATGTCTTTTTAACGAGTGCTCTTATTGATGCATATTTCAAGTGTAGAGGTGTTTCAACGGCGCGAAAGATATTCAGACAGTGTAACTCAGTAGATGTTGTTGTGTACACTGCAATGATCTCTGGGTATTTGCATAACGGCTTGATTACGGACGCGTTAGAGATGTTTAGGCGGCTGGTTGATGTAGGAATATGTCCAAATGAGATAACTCTGGTCTCTATTCTACCGGTTATTGGCGGTTTGTTGGCATTGAAACTCGGGAGGGAGCTTCACGGTTTCATCATCAAGAACGGTTTCGACAAGAGGTGCAATATTGGATCCGCTGTTATCGACATGTATGCTAAGTGTGGAAGAATGGATCTTGCTCATGAGATCTTTAGGAGACTCTCTAAGAAGGATATTGTTTCGTGGAACTCAATGATCACACGCTGCGCTCAGAGCGATGATCCAAGTGCGGCTATTGATGTTTTCCGTCGAATGGGAGTTTCGGGAATCGGTTTTGATTGTGTTAGTATCTCAAGTGTTCTCTCTGCTTGTGCCAGCGTAGCTTCACAAAGCTTTGGGAAAGCTATTCACTGTTTCATGATAAAGCGTTGTTCACTGGCTTCTGATGTGTATAGCGAGAGTACGTTGATAGGTATGTATGCTAAGTGCGGAAACCTTGAATCCGCAATGAACGTGTTTGAGAGGATGGAAGAGAAGAACATCGTTTCGTGGAACACCATCATCGCTGCGTATGGTAACCACGGGAGGCTAAAAGATTCTCTCCGTCTGTTTCGTGAAATGGTTGAAGACAACGGAGTACGTCCTGATCAAATCACGTTTCTTGAGATGATATCTTCGTGTTGTCACGCTGGAGATGTGGACCAAGGAGTTCGTTTCTTTAGATCCATGACTGAAGATTACGGAATCCAACCGCAGCAGGAGCACTACGCTTGCCTCGTTGATCTGTTTGGACGAGCTGGTCGGTTAAACGAAGCTTATGAAACCGTTAAGGGAATGCCGTTTGCTCCAGATGCAGGAGTTTGGGGAACGTTACTTGGAGCCTGTCGGCTTCACAAGAATGTGGAGCTTGCTAAAGTTGCTTCGAGCAGGTTAATGGAATTGGATCCGTGGAACTCTggttattatgttttgatttcgAATGCACATGCTGATGCTGGTGAATGGGGAGGTGTGACAAAAGCAAGAAGTATAATGAAAGAGAGAGGAGTTGAGAAAGTCCCCGGTACTAGTTGGATCGAAATCAACAAAACAAACCATTCGTTTGTCTCCGGCGATAAAAATCATCGTGACTATTCACATATGCATTCTTTACTAAACTCACTTCTCGAAGAGTTGAAGCTAGAAGGCTATGTTCCACAGCCTTACCTTCCAATGCATCCACATTCATCGAGAAAACTAAGTCCAGTAGAGAAAGGAATGGTAGATGCAAACAACGTATAg
- the BNAA01G11140D gene encoding uncharacterized protein BNAA01G11140D isoform X2, which produces METARAIPVQETGSGYQPPVNPDGFVTIDVESFTPVFNKDFSSSSPRITRSVSRKGSPRSNNNERKLHCDANGNDSETSFPQSPLRGTSTPEKMSIVGSTDNAGTPTATATAVSASPLHQITITTAAATAGNMISDQNRERRFGFARKSSFKRSHTSWLFDPKKVVLFFATLSSMGSILLIIFTLSISKSNLGDMPLE; this is translated from the exons ATGGAAACCGCTAGAGCAATTCCGGTTCAGGAAACCGGGTCAGGATATCAACCCCCTGTTAATCCAGATGGATTTGTGACGATCGATGTCGAAAGTTTCACTCCTGTTTTTAACAAAGACTTCTCTTCGTCGAGTCCCAGAATTACT AGAAGTGTTTCGAGGAAAGGGTCTCCAAGAAGCAATAACAACGAGAGGAAACTCCATTGTGACGCAAATGGTAATGACAGTGAGACCTCATTTCCTCAGTCCCCACTTAGAG GAACAAGCACGCCGGAAAAGATGAGCATCGTGGGGTCCACAGATAATGCAGGTACGCCCACAGCCACAGCCACCGCTGTTTCAGCCTCACCGCTTCATCAGATCACCATTACTACGGCTGCGGCCACCGCCGGGAATATGATATCCGATCAAAATAGAGAAAGAAGATTTGGTTTTGCGAGGAAGTCGAGTTTTAAACGCTCTCACACATCTTGGTTGTTTGATCCCAAGAAAGTCGTCCTCTTCTTTGCAACTTT GTCAAGCATGGGATCAATCTTGTTAATCATATTTACTCTCTCGATCAGCAAGTCTAATCTTGGAGATATGCCTCTCGAATAA
- the BNAA01G11140D gene encoding uncharacterized protein BNAA01G11140D isoform X1 produces the protein METARAIPVQETGSGYQPPVNPDGFVTIDVESFTPVFNKDFSSSSPRITLQRSVSRKGSPRSNNNERKLHCDANGNDSETSFPQSPLRGTSTPEKMSIVGSTDNAGTPTATATAVSASPLHQITITTAAATAGNMISDQNRERRFGFARKSSFKRSHTSWLFDPKKVVLFFATLSSMGSILLIIFTLSISKSNLGDMPLE, from the exons ATGGAAACCGCTAGAGCAATTCCGGTTCAGGAAACCGGGTCAGGATATCAACCCCCTGTTAATCCAGATGGATTTGTGACGATCGATGTCGAAAGTTTCACTCCTGTTTTTAACAAAGACTTCTCTTCGTCGAGTCCCAGAATTACT CTGCAGAGAAGTGTTTCGAGGAAAGGGTCTCCAAGAAGCAATAACAACGAGAGGAAACTCCATTGTGACGCAAATGGTAATGACAGTGAGACCTCATTTCCTCAGTCCCCACTTAGAG GAACAAGCACGCCGGAAAAGATGAGCATCGTGGGGTCCACAGATAATGCAGGTACGCCCACAGCCACAGCCACCGCTGTTTCAGCCTCACCGCTTCATCAGATCACCATTACTACGGCTGCGGCCACCGCCGGGAATATGATATCCGATCAAAATAGAGAAAGAAGATTTGGTTTTGCGAGGAAGTCGAGTTTTAAACGCTCTCACACATCTTGGTTGTTTGATCCCAAGAAAGTCGTCCTCTTCTTTGCAACTTT GTCAAGCATGGGATCAATCTTGTTAATCATATTTACTCTCTCGATCAGCAAGTCTAATCTTGGAGATATGCCTCTCGAATAA
- the LOC106438317 gene encoding protein DESIGUAL 3 has protein sequence MSRNVGFFICILILAMDVSAGILGIEAEVAQNKVKHLKMWIFECRDPSHTAFNYGLAACILLVLAHVTANFLGGCLCVVSRQDLEKSSANKQLAVASLIFSWIILAIAFSLLIVGTMANSRSRRGCGISHHRVLSIGGILCFIHGLFAVAYYISATASTREQTHTGHA, from the exons ATGTCAAGGAATGTCGGGTTCTTCATCTGCATCTTGATCCTAGCCATGGATGTTTCAGCTGGCATTCTTGGCATTGAAGCCGAAGTAGCTCAGAATAAG GTGAAGCATTTGAAGATGTGGATATTCGAGTGTAGAGACCCAAGTCACACAGCCTTCAACTACGGCTTAGCTGCATGTATCCTTTTGGTGTTAGCCCATGTAACGGCTAACTTTCTTGGTGGGTGTCTCTGTGTTGTCTCAAGACAAGACCTCGAAAAATCCTCTGCCAACAAACAGCTCGCCGTGGCTTCTCTGATATTCTCCTG GATCATACTGGCAATTGCATTCTCCCTGTTGATCGTAGGGACGATGGCAAACTCAAGATCGAGGAGAGGTTGTGGGATTTCACATCATCGGGTTCTGTCCATAGGAGGAATCCTCTGTTTCATTCACGGACTTTTCGCTGTTGCTTACTACATCTCTGCAACTGCTTCAACACGAGAACAGACACACACAGGCCATgcttga
- the LOC106374172 gene encoding transcription factor DYT1 has protein sequence MGGGNKFQEPVKTSRRRQVRKEKEEDEVNESFKSPNLEAERRRREKLHGRLMALRSHVPIVTNMTKASIVEDAITYIGELQKIVQNLTEKLHEMEETPLEIYEQQTVHTIKPEVEAIDLKVEMKKMGIEENVQFCKIGKRKFWLKITTEKRPGIFTKFMEVMCLLGFEIIDITLATSNGAIIICSSVQILQGLCDGDSVDPEQTKDFLLEVMRSNP, from the exons atGGGAGGAGGAAACAAATTTCAAGAACCGGTGAAGACTAGCCGTAGGAGACAAGTAaggaaagagaaggaagaagatgaagtcaATGAAAGCTTCAAATCGCCAAATCTTGAAGCTGAGAGACGTAGAAGAGAGAAGCTACATGGTCGGCTTATGGCTCTGCGATCTCATGTTCCAATTGTCACAAAC ATGACTAAAGCGAGTATTGTTGAAGATGCGATTACTTACATAGGAGAGCTTCAAAAGATTGTTCAGAATCTTACAGAGAAGCTTCATGAAATGGAAGAAACTCCTCTTGAGATTTATGAACAACAAACGGTTCATACTATAAAACCTGAAGTTGAAGCtattgatttgaaagtggagaTGAAGAAAATGGGAATCgag GAGAATGTGCAGTTTTGTAAGATTGGGAAGAGGAAGTTTTGGTTAAAGATCACAACAGAGAAGAGACCTGGGATCTTTACTAAATTCATGGAGGTTATGTGCCTGTTGGGATTTGAGATCATTGACATTACTCTAGCTACTTCAAATGGAGCAATTATTATTTGTTCCTCTGTTCAGATACTTCAGGGACTATGTGATGGTGACTCTGTTGATCCTGAACAGACAAAGGACTTTCTGTTGGAAGTCATGAGAAGCAATCCATGA
- the LOC106438335 gene encoding pyruvate, phosphate dikinase regulatory protein 1, chloroplastic-like yields MAFLSAVKLQGRPPSISSSLNPNPKPVGSDSVSLDVSIPDSERKPRKFSSKLSRWNRARTLRSGVKVDRTVNNESNSTTGPIVNMNFPDISTVESDVSSINRDHETDFTAAKSIYIVSDGTGWTAEHAVNAALGQFDYCLVDRGCPVNTHLFSGIEDRETLMEIIKQAAIEGAMVMYTLADPSMAEAAMRACKLWSISSLDILGPITDAISSHLGANPSGLSRGVSNSSLNEDYFKRIEAIEFTIKHDDGALPENLEKADIVLVGVSRTGKTPLSTYLAQKGYKVSNVPIVNGVDLPRTLFEVDSRKVFGLMINPVVLQGIREARAKSLGLGSGFEIKYSELRSVREELELAKRIFAENPSWPVIEVTERAIEETAAVVLRLYDERQSNRAMPRISKCY; encoded by the exons atggcTTTTCTCTCGGCGGTGAAGTTGCAGGGACGTCCACCATCGATCTCGTCCAGTCTCAACCCAAATCCCAAGCCTGTAGGTTCGGATTCCGTTTCCTTAGACGTCTCCATACCTGACTCCGAACGAAAGCCTCGGAAATTCAGCTCAAAGCTGAGTCGTTGGAACAGAGCACGAACCTTACGCTCCGGCGTGAAGGTGGACCGTACGGTTAATAATGAGTCAAACAGTACGACCGGTCCGATCGTGAATATGAATTTCCCTGATATTTCAACGGTGGAAAGTGACGTGTCATCAATTAACCGTGATCACGAGACGGATTTCACGGCGGCGAAGTCGATTTATATAGTCTCTGACGGAACTGGATGGACGGCGGAACACGCCGTTAACGCTGCTTTGGGCCAGTTCGATTATTGCTTGGTCGACCGTGGCTGTCCCGTTAATACCCATCTCTTCTCAGGG ATCGAGGATAGAGAGACGTTGATGGAGATCATAAAGCAAGCTGCAATAGAAGGAGCAATGGTAATGTACACATTAGCTGATCCATCAATGGCGGAAGCAGCCATGAGAGCATGCAAGCTATGGAGCATCTCTTCACTAGACATCCTAGGACCAATCACAGACGCAATCTCCTCTCACTTAGGAGCTAACCCTTCAGGTCTTTCGCGTGGCGTCTCAAACTCATCTCTCAACGAAGACTACTTCAAAAGAATCGAAGCAATCGAATTCACAATCAAACACGACGACGGTGCCTTGCCAGAGAATCTTGAAAAGGCAGACATTGTTCTTGTAGGTGTCTCCAGGACAGGGAAGACACCACTCTCTACTTACTTAGCTCAAAAGGGTTACAAAGTCTCTAACGTACCGATCGTGAACGGTGTGGATCTTCCCAGGACTCTTTTCGAGGTTGATTCGAGAAAGGTTTTTGGTCTGATGATTAACCCAGTCGTGTTGCAAGGGATAAGGGAGGCTAGAGCTAAGAGTCTTGGTCTTGGTTCTGGTTTTGAGATTAAGTACTCTGAGTTGAGATCTGTTAGGGAGGAGCTTGAGCTTGCTAAGAGAATCTTTGCAGAGAATCCGAGTTGGCCAGTGATCG aAGTAACAGAGAGAGCAATAGAGGAAACTGCTGCAGTGGTTTTGAGGCTTTACGACGAGAGACAAAGCAATCGAGCGATGCCTCGCATCTCTAAATGCTACTAA
- the LOC106438344 gene encoding gibberellin 2-beta-dioxygenase 8-like, with amino-acid sequence MDPPFNDMYNTLFYKQITNTESNVPEVPFSFSVTAVVEEVELPVIDVSLLMDGAKKEREKCKEEIARASREWGFFQVINHGISMDVLEKMRQEQIRVFREPFVKKSTSDTFSAGSYRWGTPSATCLRQLSWSEAFHVPMTDISDNKDFTSLSSAMERFASESEALAHTLAEVLAEKLERKSNFFKENCVRNTCYVRMNRYPPCPKPSEVYGLMPHTDSDFLTILYQDQVGGLQLIKDNRWVAVKPNPRALIINIGDLFQAWSNGMYKSVEHRVMTNPTVERFSTAYFLCPSYDAVIECSGDCPSYRNFSFREFRQQVQDDVKKLGYKVGLPRFSNHLY; translated from the exons ATGGATCCACCATTCAACGATATGTACAATACCCTCTTCTATAAACAGATCACAAACACAGAAAGCAATGTCCCCGAAGTGCCCTTTAGCTTCTCTGTCACGGCAGTCGTCGAAGAGGTGGAGCTTCCAGTTATTGACGTCAGTCTTCTGATGGATGGAGCCAAGAAGGAGAGGGAGAAGTGTAAGGAAGAGATTGCTAGAGCTTCGAGGGAATGGGGATTTTTCCAAGTGATAAACCATGGAATATCAATGGATGTGTTGGAGAAGATGAGACAAGaacaaattagggtttttagagAACCCTTCGTCAAGAAAAGCACGTCTGATACGTTCTCCGCCGGGAGTTACCGGTGGGGAACGCCGTCAGCCACTTGTCTCCGGCAACTTTCTTGGTCGGAAGCATTTCATGTTCCCATGACAGATATTTCTGACAACAAGGACTTCACTTCCCTCAG CTCAGCAATGGAAAGATTTGCTTCGGAATCGGAGGCTCTAGCACATACGTTGGCAGAGGTTCTTGCAGAAAAGTTAGAACGAAAATCAAATTTCTTCAAAGAAAACTGCGTGAGAAACACATGTTATGTGAGGATGAACCGTTATCCACCATGTCCGAAACCATCTGAGGTGTACGGTTTAATGCCACACACGGACAGTGATTTCCTCACAATCTTGTACCAAGACCAAGTCGGTGGACTTCAACTCATCAAAGACAATAGATGGGTCGCCGTTAAACCCAACCCTCGTGCTCTCATTATTAACATTGGCGACTTATTTCag GCATGGAGCAATGGCATGTACAAAAGTGTGGAACATCGTGTGATGACGAATCCAACGGTGGAAAGATTCTCAACGGCGTATTTTCTATGTCCATCATACGACGCTGTTATAGAATGTTCCGGTGATTGTCCTTCTTATAGAAATTTCAGCTTCAGAGAATTCAGACAACAAGTTCAAGATGATGTTAAGAAGCTTGGTTATAAAGTGGGCCTCCCTAGGTTCAGTAATCATCTATACTAA
- the LOC106440261 gene encoding oxygen-evolving enhancer protein 3-1, chloroplastic-like → MASMGVGLRVTSPAVLEGSVKINGSSRLNVTGRVTVPQRSGLVVRAQQSEAAPETTRRSVIGLVAAGLAGGSFVQAVLADAVPIKIGPPPPPSGGLPGTDNSDQARDLKLALKERFYLQPLPPTEAVARAKESAKEIVNVKSLIDKKAWPYVQNDLRLRASYLRYDLNTIISSKSKDEKKSLKELTGKLFDTINNLDYAAKKKSTPDAEKYYSETVSTLNDVLAKLG, encoded by the exons atggctTCGATGGGTGTTGGCTTACGTGTCACATCTCCTGCCGTTCTCGAAGGAAGCGTGAAGATCAACGGCTCTAGCCGTCTCAACGTAACCGGAAGGGTAACGGTGCCTCAAAGGTCTGGACTTGTCGTCAGAGCTCAGCAGAGCGAGGCGGCGCCGGAGACTACTCGAAGGTCTGTGATTGGTCTCGTGGCCGCCGGTTTAGCCGGTGGCTCGTTTGTTCAGGCTGTCCTCGCCGACGCTGTTCCGATCAAAATTGGCCCTCCTCCACCTCCCTCCGGTGGCCTTC CTGGGACAGATAACTCAGACCAAGCAAGAGATCTGAAACTTGCGTTGAAGGAAAGGTTTTATTTACAGCCATTGCCACCAACGGAAGCTGTAGCTAGAGCCAAAGAATCTGCGAAGGAGATTGTGAATGTGAAGTCACTGATCGACAAGAAAGCTTGGCCATATGTTCAGAACGATCTCCGTCTAAGGGCTTCTTATCTTCGTTATGACCTTAACACAATCATCTCCTCCAAATCCAAGGATGAGAAGAAGTCACTCAAGGAGCTCACTGGAAAGCTCTTTGATACCATCAACAAT CTGGATTATGCGGCGAAGAAGAAGAGTACTCCTGATGCTGAGAAGTACTATTCAGAGACTGTCTCTACTTTGAACGATGTTCTTGCCAAGCTTGGTTAA